In Ignavibacteriales bacterium, the following proteins share a genomic window:
- the ybaK gene encoding Cys-tRNA(Pro) deacylase produces the protein MSKTNAIRILEANGIKHSTYSYEFSEDEIDALSVAKKIEADPESVFKTLVTRGDKNGINVFCIPATAELNLKKAALASGNKSIEMIKMKEILPLTGYIRGGCSPIGLKKDYPTYIDETAQLFDEIFISAGIRGMQIKLSPIDIKDLIEAKFEDLI, from the coding sequence ATGTCTAAAACAAACGCAATAAGGATTCTTGAGGCAAATGGAATAAAACATTCTACTTATTCTTATGAATTTAGTGAAGATGAAATTGATGCATTATCTGTTGCAAAAAAAATTGAAGCAGATCCGGAATCGGTTTTTAAAACTTTAGTAACACGCGGGGATAAAAACGGGATTAACGTTTTTTGCATACCGGCAACTGCCGAACTTAATTTAAAGAAAGCAGCACTTGCCAGTGGGAATAAAAGTATAGAAATGATAAAGATGAAAGAAATACTTCCGCTTACTGGTTACATTCGCGGAGGCTGCTCCCCAATTGGTCTAAAGAAGGATTACCCAACTTACATTGATGAAACAGCGCAGCTTTTTGATGAAATATTTATTAGTGCCGGTATAAGAGGTATGCAAATAAAATTGTCACCAATTGATATTAAAGATTTGATTGAAGCAAAATTTGAAGATTTAATTTAG